The following are from one region of the Littorina saxatilis isolate snail1 linkage group LG2, US_GU_Lsax_2.0, whole genome shotgun sequence genome:
- the LOC138960050 gene encoding uncharacterized protein isoform X1 translates to MAGLKLSDRLLFLFAVVCFIAHVSETRGGSRGGGGGSRGGSRSRSSRSSRSRNSGGSDFDDDDGHHGSSNVATIAGSVFAAFFLIIVSCICREVLRCCRCKKSSRGSVKYDARPETTPDVDNSSPTSKHTTTSHYKAARDNDTDDVTIPLSSNSNVHDTKAGNSDSGNKDSLPYSAEDSGYSSAGYSIGTSDEPPFSDKPFNDSYKPFNNSAKPFNDSAKPSNDSAKPSKDSDTPFNDSDKPSKDSTKPSDDCSPTYSTGTFNGLPYSAKPSNDLASSVYSSPGYSTGTSNGLPYSAKPFDDSASCVNPSPGYSTGTSNGLPYLAKPFDDSASRVYPF, encoded by the exons atgGCTGGACTCAAATTAAGTGATCGTCTATTGTTCCTGTTTGCCGTTGTGTGTTTTATCG cACATGTCAGCGAGACCCGAGGAGGGTCACGTGGGGGCGGAGGGGGATCTCGAGGAGGCTCAAGATCCCGTAGCAGTCGGAGCTCCCGATCTCGAAACAGTGGCGGTTCTGATTTTGATGATGACGATGGCCATCATGG TTCCTCGAATGTGGCAACCATTGCTGGCAGTGTGTTCGCAGCGTTCTTCCTTATCATCGTATCCTGCATCTGCCGGGAGGTCCTCCGCTGCTGTCGCTGCAAGAAGTCTTCACGAG GGTCAGTCAAGTACGACGCCAGGCCAGAAACCACCCCCGACGTGGACAACAGCAGCCCCACCAGCAAACACACGACGACCTCACACTACAAAGCGGCTCGCGACAACGACACCGACGACGTCACTATACCCCTTTCTTCTAACTCCAATGTTCACGACACAAAGGCCGGTAACTCTGATTCTGGAAACAAGGATAGTCTCCCTTACTCTGCCGAGGACTCGGGATACTCTTCGGCAGGCTACTCTATCGGCACCTCTGATGAGCCGCCTTTCTCAGACAAGCCTTTCAATGACTCATACAAGCCTTTCAATAACTCAGCCAAACCTTTCAATGACTCAGCCAAGCCTTCCAATGACTCAGCCAAGCCTTCCAAAGATTCAGACACACCTTTCAATGACTCAGACAAGCCTTCCAAGGACTCAACCAAGCCTTCCGACGACTGTTCTCCGACCTACTCTACCGGTACTTTCAATGGGCTACCTTACTCAGCCAAGCCTTCCAATGACTTAGCCTCCTCGGTCTACTCATCACCGGGCTACTCTACCGGTACCTCCAATGGGCTACCTTACTCAGCCAAGCCTTTTGATGACTCAGCCTCATGTgtcaacccttctccgggctaTTCTACCGGTACTTCCAATGGGCTACCTTACTTAGCCAAGCCTTTTGATGACTCAGCCTCCCGTGTCTACCCTTTTTAG
- the LOC138960050 gene encoding uncharacterized protein isoform X2 translates to MSARPEEGHVGAEGDLEEAQDPVAVGAPDLETVAVLILMMTMAIMGSVKYDARPETTPDVDNSSPTSKHTTTSHYKAARDNDTDDVTIPLSSNSNVHDTKAGNSDSGNKDSLPYSAEDSGYSSAGYSIGTSDEPPFSDKPFNDSYKPFNNSAKPFNDSAKPSNDSAKPSKDSDTPFNDSDKPSKDSTKPSDDCSPTYSTGTFNGLPYSAKPSNDLASSVYSSPGYSTGTSNGLPYSAKPFDDSASCVNPSPGYSTGTSNGLPYLAKPFDDSASRVYPF, encoded by the exons ATGTCAGCGAGACCCGAGGAGGGTCACGTGGGGGCGGAGGGGGATCTCGAGGAGGCTCAAGATCCCGTAGCAGTCGGAGCTCCCGATCTCGAAACAGTGGCGGTTCTGATTTTGATGATGACGATGGCCATCATGG GGTCAGTCAAGTACGACGCCAGGCCAGAAACCACCCCCGACGTGGACAACAGCAGCCCCACCAGCAAACACACGACGACCTCACACTACAAAGCGGCTCGCGACAACGACACCGACGACGTCACTATACCCCTTTCTTCTAACTCCAATGTTCACGACACAAAGGCCGGTAACTCTGATTCTGGAAACAAGGATAGTCTCCCTTACTCTGCCGAGGACTCGGGATACTCTTCGGCAGGCTACTCTATCGGCACCTCTGATGAGCCGCCTTTCTCAGACAAGCCTTTCAATGACTCATACAAGCCTTTCAATAACTCAGCCAAACCTTTCAATGACTCAGCCAAGCCTTCCAATGACTCAGCCAAGCCTTCCAAAGATTCAGACACACCTTTCAATGACTCAGACAAGCCTTCCAAGGACTCAACCAAGCCTTCCGACGACTGTTCTCCGACCTACTCTACCGGTACTTTCAATGGGCTACCTTACTCAGCCAAGCCTTCCAATGACTTAGCCTCCTCGGTCTACTCATCACCGGGCTACTCTACCGGTACCTCCAATGGGCTACCTTACTCAGCCAAGCCTTTTGATGACTCAGCCTCATGTgtcaacccttctccgggctaTTCTACCGGTACTTCCAATGGGCTACCTTACTTAGCCAAGCCTTTTGATGACTCAGCCTCCCGTGTCTACCCTTTTTAG